CGCTGCCGGTGGAGCTGGACGTGGGCACCAACCGCAAGGAGCTGCTGGATGACCCGCTCTACCTGGGCGTGAAGCGCCCGCGCATGGAGGGCAAGGAGTACGACGACTTCATCCACGCGTTCGTGACGGGGCTCAAGAAGCGCTTCCCCAACGTGCTGGTGCAGTGGGAGGACTTCAGCAAGCAGAAGGCCTTCGACGTGCTGGACCGGTACCGGGACGTGCTGCCCTCGCTCAACGACGACGTGCAGGGCACGGGCGCGGTGGTGCTGGCGGGCCTGCTGGCGGCCACGCGGCGCAGCCAGACGACGCTCGGGCAGCAGGTGTACCTGGTGCACGGCGCGGGCGCCGGGGGCGTGGGCGTGGCGCGGCAGATCGTCCGCGGCATGGAGCGCGAGGGGATGAGCACGCAGCAGGCGCGTGAGCGCATCTACCTCATCGACTCCAAGGGCCTCATCCTGAAGGACCGCAAGGGATTGGAGCCGTACAAGCTGGAGTTCGCGCACGAGCCGTCGCGCGTGGCGGGCTGGAAGATTCAGGGCAGCATCCCGAGCCTGCTGGAGACGGCGCGGGAGGCGAAGGTGACGGTGCTGCTGGGCCTGAGCGGCCAGCGCGGGGCGTTCGGCGAGGACGTGGTGAAGGCGGTGGCGAGGAACACGCCGTACCCGGTGGTGTTCGCGCTGAGCAACCCCACGGCGAACAGCGAGGCGGTGCCGGCGGACATCTACCGGTGGACGGAGGGCAAGGCGCTGGTGGCCACGGGCAGCCCGTTCGAGGACGTGGAGTGGGATGGGGCGCCGCACCCGGTGGGACAGGGCAACAACGCCTTCATCTTCCCCGGGCTGGGGCTGGGCGTGCTGCTGACGAAGGCGAAGCGGGTGACGGACGGGATGCTGACGGCGGCGTCGCTGGCGCTGGCGGACTACACGGACGGGGCGAGGCTGGCGCAGGGTGCGCTCTACCCGCGAATGGACCGGCTGCGCGCGGCGAGCCGGCAGGTGGCCATGGCCGTCATCCGCCAGGCGGTGAAGGAAGAGGTGGCCACGCGCAAGCCGCCCGAGGACCTGGAGGGACTGCTCGAGTCGGAGATGTGGCGGCCCGAGTTCCTCCCCATCCGGCGAGCGCC
The DNA window shown above is from Archangium lipolyticum and carries:
- a CDS encoding NAD-dependent malic enzyme; protein product: MKQYEKKLDANGRPYLETNLTGLMLTRLPLLNKGTSFTLEERREFGLLGLLPTHVSSLDEQIERSYANFRSFRSDLEKHVFLRALQDRSEVLFYALLNRHIEEMMPIIYTPTVAQAVEQFSRIYRYPRGLVVSPENIGEIDSLLANTPFPDVQLIVATDNEGILGIGDQGFGGLAICIGKLSLYTAAAGIDPAVTLPVELDVGTNRKELLDDPLYLGVKRPRMEGKEYDDFIHAFVTGLKKRFPNVLVQWEDFSKQKAFDVLDRYRDVLPSLNDDVQGTGAVVLAGLLAATRRSQTTLGQQVYLVHGAGAGGVGVARQIVRGMEREGMSTQQARERIYLIDSKGLILKDRKGLEPYKLEFAHEPSRVAGWKIQGSIPSLLETAREAKVTVLLGLSGQRGAFGEDVVKAVARNTPYPVVFALSNPTANSEAVPADIYRWTEGKALVATGSPFEDVEWDGAPHPVGQGNNAFIFPGLGLGVLLTKAKRVTDGMLTAASLALADYTDGARLAQGALYPRMDRLRAASRQVAMAVIRQAVKEEVATRKPPEDLEGLLESEMWRPEFLPIRRAPGQ